A window of Natrinema versiforme contains these coding sequences:
- a CDS encoding PhiH1 repressor codes for MRQSGTWMTIWDDRILEIIRNEGPTPVGKLTERDGVRISQSSVSRRCQKLADHRLLIPIGNGVYDISDIGEAYLDEEYDAENETYLNGGDSSDGPSASGTTQP; via the coding sequence ATGAGGCAGTCGGGTACTTGGATGACAATCTGGGATGACCGGATTCTCGAAATCATTCGTAACGAAGGGCCAACACCAGTAGGTAAATTAACGGAACGTGATGGGGTTCGAATTAGTCAGTCATCAGTTTCTCGAAGGTGCCAGAAACTGGCGGATCACCGACTCTTGATCCCGATCGGGAACGGCGTCTACGATATCTCCGATATTGGGGAAGCCTATCTCGATGAGGAGTACGACGCCGAAAACGAGACCTACCTCAACGGCGGCGACTCGAGTGATGGACCGAGCGCCA